The DNA window CTTTCTGAGGTAAAATACTCTTTCTCTAATGCTTTAAAAGAGCtcgagagagaaaggaaagcctgttttttgttggaaaatttgtgtgATGAGTTTGCCAAGGGAATAAGAGATTATGAGCAAGAGGTGCGGTCCCTTAGGCACAAATCTGACATGGATAGTGTAGGTAGGGAAAAACCTGACCGGTTGGTTCTCCATATTTCAGAAGCATGGCTTGATGAACGGATGCAAATGAAACTAGCAGAAGCTGAAAGTGATCCTGTTGACAAGAATACAATTGTTGATAAATTAGGTCTGGATATTGAAACCTTTCTTCAAGCTAGACTCTCCAATGAATTGAAGAAAGACAGTAGCTTTGCAAAGGAGGGAATAAAGAATTGCTCGCGGCGGGAATCATTTCCGTTGAATGACAATGCAAGCGCACCTCAAGCTGCAGCTGATGAAGATTCTACTGACAGTGATTCACATTGTTTTGAACCAAACAAGAGCGCAAGCAAAAGACAAACCACATGCAACTCCAAACAAGTAGATAATGCTTCAGAAATTCATCTTGAGAAGATATTGTTCTCAAATTCTAAGAAGAGAATGGCTGGATCGGGGGAAAATACTAAGGTTCATAACCCAGTCAATTTCCAGGTGCAGTTTGAAGAACACGTGGCTGGAAGCAAAACCCGATTTCCAGATAGAGGGCAGAATGAATTTAGAGGAGAGAGCCAAGGTTTATCCAGTATCTATGAAACTAAACAAGATGGTCAACATGAAAGGAAAAGTAAACAGATGGGGGCCCATGGATTGAACTCTAATTATATGATTGATACCCTAACAAGACACCACTCCTTGTCATCTGAGGGTGATAAAATTCATCCCGTCAGTGATTTCAAGGAAGATGCTTGCGCTCAGCCTGTATTTGTAGGTCATGCTAGTCCAGTGCAACAATGGATGTCAAAGTTGAAATCCCCAGAATTTGAGAAGTCTGAGTCTTCCTTAAAAGTGACCAGGGTCTTGAAGGAAAATACACTGAAGGCGAAGCTACTTGAAGCAAGATTGGAGGGCCAGAAATCTTGCTTTAAGAGCTTCTAAAACTATCATTTAGGTTGATAGGGGAAGGTGGATATGCCTGGAGGAAGAATCTTCTCCATTAGAAACTTCTGCACGAAAGTGGTGTCCAAGATCTTCCGTGTTGCCTATTTTGTTGTGCGACATCCAGAATAAATGGTACGTCTATTATATTTCCTTTCCACTTGTAAATTTTGGAATTATATTTGTAGATGGGAAGTGTACGTGTTCTTGGGTGATCACAGAATTTAACCCTACGTAAACCTGAAAGTCGTCCCTAAAGCTTATATGGCCAAATTGTTTTTCGAATTACAAGTCGTGTACATTTTTAAGCATTTTGATCCCGAGTAGAGTGGGGGGTTCGCGCACAAGAGCGCGCAAGCTCATGCGGCCTTTTTAAATATTACTACGAAAAAAACGGGGTTTTACCGGATTGaattcttttttgctttttttttttttttttgatttaaaattattttttataatttattttagtttgttttttacgAGTTCCTGCagtcttaaataaaaataattttaaaaaaataaagttaaaccAATGGAATCCTTGATCAAGATTATGGGTTTGATGGTTGAAACAGTGAAATCCTggttgatttaatatgttaccgttttgatattaaaaatatatgtcatcttgaatttttttcaagctAAACTATGCTTGCTATATGTTGTTTGGCTAAACTATGCTTGTTATATGTtgtttggattatttttaaacCCGTCATGTTAACTAGGTTATCGAGGCAATTTTATGCAGgttagttttagatttttaaatacATACTAGGCAATGAATTTGATCAAGaggtttccttttatttttctgttttttttttaaataatcttaataaatttgtttttattgaattgttttttaattttatcttttaatatttggttaatttaaaatttatcttcataatttgtttcaatttgcatTTAATAAACTTATCATAAATATCTTGATGTTTGATTAGTGTTTAATTTTGTGAGTGTTTTTATTATCGTATCattgagtgaaaaaaaattaaaaataaaaaatcaaagttgttAAATTTGGTGAAATTCATAATCAGGGTTAAGCTGAAAGCTCGGGttgatttaatatgatattgttttaacattaaaataaaaaacatcattttttttgtttttaaagttaaactatgttttttacatatcaTTTGTGTGTTTTGGACTTATGAAGTCGATCGGGTCATATTAAAGCAATTTTTATCTGAATTAATTTTACACTTGAATTAgacaagaaataaaatcaatcagATTTATTAAATcagttttaataataatatcaaataattttatataatttaaattttttgaaacatttcaaatatttttttatcttgcccGCAACTTAACGATTCTACATAAGGTGGTAAATATCACATTACTGATGCCTACCGGATTGAGCTGAATCTGAGGATGGATACCTGCGCAAACTACTGttcattttaactttaaaaaactagCTGCCTTGTTTCTATTGCAATTATAACAAGTTTCTCGGCCTCGTAATCtcactgttattaaacccggtctggcccggcgggtcgacccgggacccggtcgacccggtggctggaccggtccgggtttaacaaaagaccggctgtggcaacagcccggccaaacccgggcgacccggtgggttgacccgggacccgggcgaacccggacgagacccggttttggttttttttttttttttcaaatgtgggatttgaaacacattagtatatatactctatgttcccaagaaaaaagtcatgttttttcaatgtgggataaaaaaccttttggtttaaatacttcaacttaaaaagataacatagtattttttcaatgtggagtttgaagccctttcatatatatacactatattcccatgaaaaaaaccatgtcttttcaatgtgggataaaaaaccttttggtttaaatacttcaacttaaaaggataacatagtatcttttcaatgtgaggtttgaagccctttcatatatatacactatgttcccatgaaaaaaaccatgttttttcaatgtgggataaaaaaccttttggtttaaatacttcaacttaaaaggataacatagtatcttttcaatgtgggatttgaagccctttcatatatatactccatgttcccatgaaaaaagttatgttttttcaatgtgggataaaaaaccttttggtttaaatacttcaacttaaaaggataacatagtatcttttcaatgtgggatttgaagccctttcatatatatactccatgttcccatgaaaaaagttatgttttttcaatgtgggataaaaaaccttttggtttaaatacttcaacttaaaaggataacatagtatcttttcaatgtgggatttgaagccctttcatatatatactccatgttcccatgaaaaaagttatgttttttcaatgtgggattcgaaactcattagtatatatactctatgtttccaaggaaaaagttatgttttttcaatgtgggataaaaaacttttttagtttaaatactttaacttaaaagcttaacataatatctttttaatgtgggataaaaaattttttaaaatattcttttaaacttcataatatgtataatctatatttacatggattttttcatatgaaatattaaaactttatttttttttaatttttctgggttaatccgggttgacccgagttgacccgggttgacccctgaaacccgggacccgaccccttggccgggtcaacccccgggccgggtttaataactatgcgtAATCTATTCTATTGCATCGCCAAATGTTTTCATGTTGGCTTTATTTTGGCAATTTAATGAAAGTGAGAAGTTTAAATTAACAAAAGTTAAAACATGAAGGATTTTATGTGAGGGAAATTACTTTTCAGTGGAATAACGATTTTATGCTGTTGCCCTTCCCATCAAAAAAACTTAACACGGGCTATATTTGGgtatttaagttttttcaaaatttttattaattattatcaaattaattgggataaataagtttttttattatttttaaatacatagtgaaaatattaaattacctttaaaaattaaaaaaaactagcattaagggttaattttgtattttcataataatttttttgttattataaattgAGCTAAGAGGAAGTTTGGTAAttgaccaaatataaaaaataataaaaagataaaaagtgtTCTCAATggattaaatgtttttaaaaacaaaaattataaaactaatgcTCATAGGCTTTATTGtctttttgtaataattttttattattattttcatatcaatttagaagcaatttggtatttgaataaatataaaaaaaaatcataatcctGGGATTTGCAAGGAGcaattttgttatgtttaatgAATATCTATTTGGGAtttgcctttattttttatggtttgatgGTTTTGAGAGAAACCTATATGAAAGTTTGAGCTTGTTTTatcttgtataattattttaatcaaagtCCGAATGACatattattgttatattaaGTCATTTTAATGGATACCCAAATCAGGTATTTAGTGTTAGCCTAatggttttgataatttttatgataacaattattttgtgGTTTTGATATTGTAGAGATTTTTCTACCATGTCAAATCGAAGCAAAATGGATTCAATTGGATCTAAACTTGATTTCAAGATACCTAAGCTTATCTTTATgcaataaaatctttataaaatttaatttgacaccacaaaaataatttttatccaaaataatttttattgccAATTCATGCATATTGAAAAATACATCATGAggaaatattttatcatatattttgacattgttacttaaattttttaaaaaaaccactaaaaaacTTTATCAAATGATTTCTTGTATTTTGATCACACTAAAAGTTTCTTATCTATTTTCAACTAAGTGGTTAAGTAGTTTTTAGGATGAATTGTGCATAACTTGTTATATGCTCAAGAGTTCACTTTTCATAAACTCAATACTTAACTTGTTTTGTACTTAAAACtgttatcataaataaataaaaaactctttgTTTTAACAAGAAGCTacctagttgttttttaaaatgatgagATACCTTAAAAGTTCAAAATGTTGaactctaaatttttatttttaatgaataagagttttatttttatctatacatGCTACTTGTTCGCCTCATATGAAGACACATTTGATGCTAGTCGactttttaatctaaaaagcTTTTATAACTTCCATAATCcatttaaaactttgaactttATTTACatcaatcatttcttttatattattgagCCATATTACTTTCTATGGAGACTCCAGTTTAATTCATTATAATCTTCTCTTTATTATGAGGTATGATAAATCTTTGTGAGAGATAATCCATTCTGAAAATATAAGTGATATTTGAATCAAATGGAAAAGTTTTGGTTATGAGCTATTGAAAGGTTAAGATAAGATCTTTCAAagaaatattaacagtgaatggATTTCTAATCTTGAACTCGTGAAAAAAATTAGTGCATCGATGAGGTCTTACCTCCAAGAAGATAGTAAATTGTTAATGAATACTTTAGTGGTGGTTCCAAAAATGAAATAGGCAAGATTGGTCGAACCACTATAGATTTGATGTCTCTCTCTTAATCTCTATCTCCTTTACTTTGTGCACTCTCATATTGAATCTTTGTCTTGACATTTTAAGATGTCAAATCTTTAATTAAACTCTTAATTCACCTCCTTAAGAATTTCATTTAGTTTGTTTTCAATGTGTTGAATCAATCTATAAGAAACCAAGTTGggatattgttttgttttcctttgtgTTGGTGATGAAGGATTCAATAATTTTCCATATAGTCAATGATTAAGAGCTTTAGTTTTTGACAGAGAATTCAAAGCTTATAGCATATATTTATTGTCTAATTCCttaattatgagatttattttagaGTCTAATAATAAGGATTGAATTTATGAagtttgaaatgagaaaataccTCAAGTTATAGGAGAAGGCTAAGTCAAGTTAGagttgtcatttaaaaaaattcttacttTGAATGAAGTTTTCATGATCccattgttagaaaaaaattggcTAGCGCATCTTTGttaaatcaaaatgattatACTCTTATTCtaggatctaataaaataattattggtATATTTGGATATTATGttataaaatgttatttgtttaaCGTTCTTTATAAATTAAGTATAATGTCTTCTCCTAGTACTACtctgcaatttttattttcgtCTATTGCAAATGTTGAATGTTATGATTCATCATATAGTATGCTTGGGCATGATAACTttaacactattaaaaaaataatgcatttaaATCTAATTCCTAAGCTACatattaatagaaaaagaaaaaaaatgtaaaatttgtGCGCAAGCGAGAAACAACCTGAAAAGATTTTTAATCtagtagaaaagaaaacaaatctattGGAGTTAATATATAGTAATATTTATGATAGTAATAATGTATTGACTCATGAtggtaaaagatattttataatttttattaatgactttttaagatattattaaatttatttgactaACTATAAAAATGAATTGTTTGATAAGTTTAATACTTTTAAAGCAGAtgtaaataaatcaattagaaagaaaaataaaatttttatgatttgatagAGGTGATGACTtctaataaaatgaatgaatttttagaattgaatggtattatatataaaatataacctCCTTATTCACCACAGTCTAATGTtacagtagaaaaaaaaaatagaactgtAATGGATAGTGTTATAATccaaatttttatccttattttttcccatgtatttcaaaaaacaaatagaatgcAATCGGGGAcataattagaaagaaaattcagagaaaaaattgattaaaaattaaaaaaattatgaatatataataaatgtCTAAATTCAGGGGTTCAATTATTTAatcagggatgaaattaaagagaaaaatgagaTTTAGAGCATAATTTGGAAAACTAAGAACTAAACTGGAATAAGCTCTGATATTAAAgagttcaattaatttattagggatgaaattaaaaagcaaatctaaaattaaagccctaattgaatgaaaaattgaaaattaataaatccaGGGaccacaataaaaaacaaagaaacatttcaggatgcaattgaatttcTAGCCTTACcaaaaaacgacgtcgtttttataaaccataaaaacagaagaagaaaaacagcgTCGTTCCTCCTGGAGATTGAAAACACGCTGGAATGCATATTTTCAGCCCTTTCTCAAgcaattttggttttgattctcAACTTTGATTGATACCCAGGAAATACAAAAACAGGTGATAATTGTTCTTCGACATGACAGCTACAAATTCCACGTAAGAAATCACATTTTAATGCCctaaatcccccccccccccccccaaagaTCACATCAAGATGCCACAGTAATCATCACTTTAAAGACATGATATCATACGTTTTTGAGAGAAGATTGCGGGAAATTTTTAGCCATATCTCTtgctaataattaaataaaattgaagaacacTGTAGCCTGCACTCCCACCTATAAATAGGCCATGAAATCATCACAAAAAGGGGGAGGAAAAAAAGCAGcatcataagaaaataacaGTTACATTGTAGCAGTAACCTTGGCCAATTTCAAAAAGCTTTCATTTCCAGCTTCATTGGCTTCATTTCTTGGAATTGAGATATCCAAGAATCACAGAAAAATTATCCAGCTTCAACATCAATTCCAGACAGCAGTAACAGTGTCTTTGGGGCCAAGATAGCTTTAGTAGATCTTGTAGCAGATTCCACAGCTCCAGTCTGGCCTTTCTTCCAAGTTTCTACCGTCAAACCAGAAACTTTTGGGCCCATATATATAACAAGGtgatgtataatttattttgttattccaTGATAATATATCACTTTGATTTCTGTCATTGTAATGtatcactaaggataatatacATTAGTTTTGTTTGAATCATTAGAATTTTCAATAGTTCTTCGTGTATGTCTGTGTCAAACCAGAACTCATGAAAAACCTAAATGAAAAACTTTTGTTATTAAGCATTTGAAGATGAAAGAGTATATTGAtggtaattatatttaatttattgaacaTTCTAAGATCtaggttcaaataaaaaactaagtcactaacaatataaaattattatttcatgcTTATTTCTATGATAAAATAAGTGTTAGTTACAGCGTTATAAAGGGTGAGCTAAGctcttaatgattttcatatcaTGGCACACAAGATGTGGAGTAcaacaaaatattcttaataaaaagcACCTATATAAGTGAGAAATATGGTTGtttatttgagaattttgacataaattaaattttctaaagTACTAATGAATCCAAAATTAAGTTGTTAAAGACCAAATGAACACAACAATGAGAACCAAATAAAATCTTTAGGTAGAGAACTATGTGAGTATTATTGTCTTGGTTTACACAAAAAGCTGAGTAGTTTAAGACATCGCGTTCACTATTTAGTTAAGTAAATCcgataatattaagaaaaattcaaagtcaAAAGCTACCCATCCTGATGTAGTAATCTACCAAATTAGTATCTCTCAACAAATCTTTGAGTTGTTTTCAAACTGGTGAGACAATTTTCATTCATGTGGAGGATTgttggatatttattttaattaacatgatttaaataaaatatggataaataagaaattaatataaaaaaatcattggtttTCCTACTCAAAGAACCttatgtttttcttgatttatggtGGTCAATCAAaggttgataataataaaaattaactcttattaattattaatcttttaacttctaaaatttactataaaaaGGGGAGGAATGAACATtttctaatttgaatttttcaaattttttacaTATTCTTCATCACCTtgtattttagtgttttctttacttcaaatatCTTGGTTAGAAGTGCATCTAATATAAGATGGTGTTATTGTAATAGATGCACACGTGAGGAACAATAAAGATTTAAGGATAAATGATTCATCCTTgacaataaaaattttttaattcatttaaaatcttCCAACAagtaagtattattttttattttaatttaagcattgttatttttattactagtaTTGATACTCGGATTATgatcttatatatattataggtttgaatatatatttagtaCGCATGCTattaatgatttatattatatttatattgaaaacatgtttgacatgagttttgttttttcatgtttatagatttaaaattatatacattCTTGACTTTCATTGAAtcactttttcatgttttttatattttttacgataaattaaatatctttactcactaatttaatttatatatttacaaactttaatttacaaaatcattaaaaaaacatctaaaaaatattgatttaattttttccagacaaaaaaaaattaaaaaaacaaagaaaattatcacAGTATGAAGTATTGAAATGGTTCCTTGTAGCCTGTAAAGATGGAAAAGAGGATTCCTTTCCCGACAAAGGCATCTTGAGTAATAGCCACATGAGTTCTTATGCAACCGTTCAATCACACCTTTATATGTAGCCCTTGTGGGTTCGCATGCTCTATCATTTTCATCTTCAATGGATTAATGGGATGATCTCCTTCATGTTAATTGGACAAGAAGAAGCTCGTTTCTGCCCATTTTCAATCTGGAATTCAAAgctttattattaaattcatatgttagttgtgtatatatatttttatctaaaaaacacaGATGTACTAATAATATATTCAGTAATTAAtgacattaatttgttttgaatacaCACATTTTGGGTTTTCAAAAGTAATTAAAGTTAGGTGGTGTTATTCCCACTTCATAAATATGTGtcttaattactatttaattttagcttctagaaaatctcattttaatattcctttcaatatatatatatatatatatatatatatatatatatatatatatattaagtaatATATTTGAAGGATCTATCTTGTCAAATAAGGATTGCTATCTACAACtataatacctttttttttctaataaatacctttaaaaaataaagtcataaaCATCTTCTACTCTTTTTCTTGTATATTCTCTATTTTTGActctataatataataaataatgaaataagaataataaaaagtgACGTTGGAATAAAATCATTCTTAAATTTCGTTTACGTAAACACTTTGTCGgcattactttattttaaatacaaagaTTATCGGTTTTCAAGACATAAACCCACGTACTTAATGAAAGCAATTCTGTtcttaaaatagtttttcaacTTGCTTTCcgtctaaaaaatattatactaatgttttttatgtattttttttaataatttttatatattaatattaaatttaaaaaatattattttaatatattttcaaaaaaaaaatccgctGCGGTATCAAAAACAACAAACGTAAAACGCGTTgattcaacaagtttattaataagaaatgaaatgagttggagtttgaaaaacaaatgttagGAAAGCAATCAATGCCATCCGTTTATTAAAAGAAGATTTGACGGTTGATGCTTATCTTTCCAAAGTTGTTCGTATTGATATTTATTTGCCGCTTGCTACGATTAGGTCGCCAAAACCTGGCAAGTGGCAAGAGAGAGATTAATAAATTCAACTGGTCCATGGAATCGTATCTTAACTTATGTGTGGTGGATAGTGCTATTCccattctttgaatttttttttttttttggtgaaacaaACATGGTAAAATATtcgataataaattaaattgtgttttatattgtggagttattaaaaaaataaatttaattatgttttgtattgtgtaatctattaaaaaattaaatttaaaatatagtttttgtgaagcagtttttatatgtttttttaactgaatttcgtaaaattctatttatttttgtgtttcaaaagcgtttttgaaaaaattttattttattttatttttttcaaattgatatattttttatgttttcaaatcattttgatatactaatatcaaaaataatttaaaaaaaaaatattattttgatgcatttccaagtaaaaaacactttgaaaaacaacctcaACCACACTTccaccaaacattttatatatgtttcttgctacacataaacttcaattataatttttaccaaacaggTATCTAATCCaattaattatatctaattatatttttttaaaatttatttttttaaaaatataaccacaaaactaccttgaaaataaagatatttgtaCTGCTGCCAGTCCCACTCGGTGTTTTCATTCAAGTGGGTGTAGCCTCCTTGTAATTATCTGTTTAATTATGATTGGTTGCAAGTTGCATCTAATGCAACAATGGTTCTCCGTAAGTCCCTTGTGCAGATTGGTAAGCCACAACTTCCATTCCTTTTGAAGTATTATCGacattttctgtatttttttttaaagcactgAAAATCTACTAGGAACATTAAAGTGAAATCGATGGTCTGGTCTGGAATAGGTAACTGAAATagtataatgattattttattgttttcaaagaaaaaacaataaattagctATAAGatgtattaattattatcaGATTTATTAGAAATAGCTCAGTCTTTTAACATTTATAAAAGATattgaaattactaaattagtcttaaaaacaaaatatatttaactaatgTCTTGAggcttttttggattttcaccattttaaaaaacaataaaataactaaattatctttaaaagaaaaattacttaaCTAATGTCTAAAggcttttttgaatttttattcggGTTTAGTTATAATCGAGTTTACTAAGAGCTAGTTTAGTACTttagtaaatttaaaata is part of the Populus trichocarpa isolate Nisqually-1 chromosome 2, P.trichocarpa_v4.1, whole genome shotgun sequence genome and encodes:
- the LOC7457375 gene encoding uncharacterized protein At5g41620 isoform X2, yielding MWLEVKCLPSSGDITNVRPARASRLRKQAASLMQHHRPTARDGNALKPTISPASCDSSMEVAPYNPAVTPSSSSDFKGRMGESSYSLKTSTELLKVLNRIWSLEEQQASNMSSLRALKMELDHSQSQIKELLKEKQADRQEMDNLMKQLAEDKVVRKNKEQDRIKYAVQSVQEELEDEKKLRKHSESLHRKLARELSEVKYSFSNALKELERERKACFLLENLCDEFAKGIRDYEQEVRSLRHKSDMDSVGREKPDRLVLHISEAWLDERMQMKLAEAESDPVDKNTIVDKLGLDIETFLQARLSNELKKDSSFAKEGIKNCSRRESFPLNDNASAPQAAADEDSTDSDSHCFEPNKSASKRQTTCNSKQVDNASEIHLEKILFSNSKKRMAGSGENTKVHNPVNFQVQFEEHVAGSKTRFPDRGQNEFRGESQGLSSIYETKQDGQHERKSKQMGAHGLNSNYMIDTLTRHHSLSSEGDKIHPVSDFKEDACAQPVFVGHASPVQQWMSKLKSPEFEKSESSLKVTRVLKENTLKAKLLEARLEGQKSCFKSF
- the LOC7457375 gene encoding uncharacterized protein At5g41620 isoform X1; protein product: MERKDKGLDVERQGKGEKKEGEILMGKRELKGGMLMQVGKRGGPTTPSPTWRLEFSSSPNDSNNNPIQEFLNTTTAVSARKLCANFWEIQPQVHHSVPKMNKNHGHRRAHPSHQYKDKKAFEPRTHLVDPLNSPPDQPARASRLRKQAASLMQHHRPTARDGNALKPTISPASCDSSMEVAPYNPAVTPSSSSDFKGRMGESSYSLKTSTELLKVLNRIWSLEEQQASNMSSLRALKMELDHSQSQIKELLKEKQADRQEMDNLMKQLAEDKVVRKNKEQDRIKYAVQSVQEELEDEKKLRKHSESLHRKLARELSEVKYSFSNALKELERERKACFLLENLCDEFAKGIRDYEQEVRSLRHKSDMDSVGREKPDRLVLHISEAWLDERMQMKLAEAESDPVDKNTIVDKLGLDIETFLQARLSNELKKDSSFAKEGIKNCSRRESFPLNDNASAPQAAADEDSTDSDSHCFEPNKSASKRQTTCNSKQVDNASEIHLEKILFSNSKKRMAGSGENTKVHNPVNFQVQFEEHVAGSKTRFPDRGQNEFRGESQGLSSIYETKQDGQHERKSKQMGAHGLNSNYMIDTLTRHHSLSSEGDKIHPVSDFKEDACAQPVFVGHASPVQQWMSKLKSPEFEKSESSLKVTRVLKENTLKAKLLEARLEGQKSCFKSF